A part of Carassius carassius chromosome 32, fCarCar2.1, whole genome shotgun sequence genomic DNA contains:
- the pacc1 gene encoding LOW QUALITY PROTEIN: proton-activated chloride channel (The sequence of the model RefSeq protein was modified relative to this genomic sequence to represent the inferred CDS: inserted 4 bases in 3 codons; substituted 1 base at 1 genomic stop codon) encodes MLRRDVSRSYQEFNGEDCXLATLVLHNDVSEVEQDQTSCDPSPGLNLLPTNMTFCIYANNTIHCTVFTLILVLIHMLLTTVTVFLAYQTISDXEKLNHPVMSVLYKEVEEFAAPGIALYPRKTQLLSCMHHYHDNIPPLVALXLKGRNCLKEEVVYHGPYSNQTQKRAVVVRGPTDVKNRELLFLQFSQNETEEDFSAINYMVFAKFSDMLESSDKAAFMVDCESNYSMWTFSGGFRTWVKMSLVKTSGRGNXLVEFRQESNVVKYTDKKPPQEQANELFFAVFQWRDPFIQQVKDVSVHGLLFTKLYTIAILCGIFMALFKAADFKLSIKWMIKIHKRHLRAKIS; translated from the exons ATGCTGAGGAGAGACGTATCCCGATCTTATCAGGAG TTTAATGGTGAGGATT GCTTGGCCACTTTGGTCTTACACAATGATGTTTCTGAAGTGGAGCAAGATCAAACCAGCTGTGACCCTTCACCAGGTCTGAACTTATTGCCTACAAATATGACTTTTTGTATATATGCAAACAATACAATACACTGTACTGTTTTCACACTCATCCTCGTCCTCATTCACATGCTGCTCACTACGGTGACTGTGTTCTTGGCCTACCAAACTATTTCAGA TGAGAAGCTCAACCATCCAGTCATGTCTGTTTTATACAAAGAGGTAGAGGAGTTTGCTGCACCAG GAATTGCTTTATATCCCAGGAAGACGCAGTTATTAAGTTGCATGCATCACTATCACGACAATATTCCACCTCTTGTTGCAC GACTTAAGGGAAGGAACTGTTTAAAAGAGGAGGTTGTTTACCATGGGCCATATTCAAACCAGACGCAA AAGCGAGCCGTAGTGGTCAGAGGGCCGACTGACGTGAAGAACAGAGAACTTCTATTCCTCCAGTTCAGCCAGAATGAAACGGAAGAGGATTTCAGTGCAATCAATTACATGGTTTTTGCCAAATTTAGTGACATGCTTGAAAG CTCAGATAAAGCTGCTTTTATGGTGGACTGTGAAAGTAATTACTCAATGTGGACCTTCTCTGGAGGCTTTCGGACATGGGTCAAAATGTCTTTGGTCAAGACGTCAGGCAGAGGAAATTAATTAGTTGAATTTAGACAGGAG TCCAATGTGGTGAAGTACACTGACAAGAAGCCTCCACAGGAGCAAGCCAATGAGCTTTTCTTTGCTGTCTTCCAATGGCGAGATCCATTTATACAACAAGTCAAAGATGTAAGTGTGCATGGACTATTATTTACTAAATT ATACACCATAGCCATATTGTGTGGCATCTTCATGGCTCTTTTTAAAGCTGCAGACTTTAAACTCAGCATTAAGTGGATGATCAAAATTCATAAAAGACACTTAAGGGCAAAAATAAGCTAA
- the tagapa gene encoding T cell activation RhoGTPase activating protein a — MKVLSGHGVSKSLTQSSMDVISMPATVVPVNTGISFSQQTKPNLTSISHTGNINQRRWKSILRRVQKQNTEHPKNTLFGQPLSDICQKDGCPPKAIMDILILLRRKGLYTEGVFRRAGNARALREIKVQINDGIEVDLKEQSVFLLADLVKDFLRQLPGGLLMEEKCKSWMTAMEKEGEDQKRAEIKMVINTLPEPNIQLLKHLMVLLYHISENADTNKMVSINLATCVSPNLLQRDNLEKMEEVTKLTEFLIDNCPQIFGEDALALFGDSDEDELSDNQDSISSHHLDSAYDSNDPDADGYKGSSSDMDSIKSSAEEKSQEHSSTEELWTKKLTRRRSEPVINLRQGVQQQFSLSRSQTEMDFYDKHLTKQISDDYIAVRAGNSLGNSFGASTTSKDCSFCSSSSLESCFSSASESSIHNSPLIEHLCTQRKALQRKHSFPTRQSAPAPNRSETPKRRSQSMKGAHVRSRTVFGRSGSTKRAIERTLRHSQTLPEVLNPQPEPRRLSSEEIFQQVDSRIPSDPPSYQQAVQVNSHVALSSCKSLTVQDARCLSKHSRSSSEETLDLSSGSEHFDIHNTDSSETCCDSMSGSSSELRQRTTSETGYEASIQVWCNQEDLRETYV, encoded by the exons ATGAAGGTGCTGAGTGGTCACGGCGTG TCTAAATCATTGACCCAAAGCAGCATGGACGTAATCAGCATGCCAGCCACAGTT gTCCCAGTGAATACAGGAATTTCCTTTAGTCAGCAGACTAAACCCAATCTGACCAGCATCTCCCACACTG gAAACATCAACCAAAGGCGCTGGAAGAGCATCTTGCGACGTGTCCAGAAACAGAACACGGAACATCCCAAAAACACACTGTTTGGGCAACCCTTGTCTGATATCTGTCAAAAAGATGGGTGTCCTCCCAAAGCAATTATG GATATCCTTATCTTGCTGCGGAGAAAGGGTCTGTACACTGAGGGGGTGTTCAGGAGGGCCGGGAATGCCAGGGCTCTCAGAGAGATCAAGGTGCAGATCAACGATGGGATAGAAGTGGATCTGAAAGAGCAGTCTGTCTTTTTGCTTGCTGATCTTGTCAAG GATTTTCTTAGACAGCTACCTGGCGGTTTGCTAATGGAGGAGAAGTGCAAATCCTGGATGACTGCAATGGAAAAGGAAGGTGAAGATCAGAAGCGtgctgaaattaaaat GGTGATCAACACACTTCCCGAGCCAAATATTCAGCTCTTGAAGCACTTGATGGTTCTGCTGTACCACATAAGTGAGAATGCAGATACAAACAAGATGGTTTCCATCAATCTGGCTACATGCGTTTCCCCCAACTTGCTCCAAAGAGACAACTTGGAAAAAATGGAAGAG GTGACGAAACTGACTGAGTTTCTCATTGACAACTGCCCTCAAATATTCGGTGAGGATGCGCTGGCACTCTTTGGAGACTCTGATGAAGATGAACTCAGTGATAAccaag ACTCTATCTCCTCGCATCATCTTGACTCTGCGTATGACAGTAATGACCCTGATGCAGACGGCTACAAGGGAAGTAGTTCTgacatggattctatcaaatccAGCGCTGAAGAGAAATCGCAGGAACATTCCAGCACAGAGGAACTTTGGACCAAAAAACTGACTCGCAGACGTTCAGAACCAGTAATCAACTTAAGACAGGGAGTTCAGCAGCAGTTTTCCCTCTCCAGGAGCCAGACAGAAATGGACTTTTATGACAAACACTTAACAAAGCAGATCTCTGATGACTATATTGCGGTTAGAGCAGGCAACAGCTTGGGGAACAGCTTTGGGGCCAGTACAACCTCTAAAGACTGCTCGTTTTGTTCTTCAAGTTCACTTGAGAGTTGTTTCTCCAGTGCTTCAGAGAGCTCTATCCACAACAGTCCACTTATTGAGCATTTATGCACTCAGAGAAAGGCCCTTCAACGCAAACATTCCTTCCCCACCCGCCAATCAGCACCTGCACCGAATCGCTCGGAAACCCCAAAAAGACGCTCGCAATCCATGAAGGGTGCACACGTCAGAAGCAGGACTGTCTTCGGGCGAAGCGGCTCCACCAAACGGGCCATTGAGAGAACCCTACGACACAGCCAGACCCTACCTGAGGTACTGAATCCTCAACCGGAGCCAAGACGCTTGTCTAGCGAGGAGATTTTCCAGCAGGTGGACAGCAGGATACCAAGCGATCCTCCAAGTTATCAGCAAGCTGTTCAGGTCAATTCCCATGTTGCTCTCTCAAGCTGTAAATCGTTGACTGTTCAGGATGCCAGATGTCTGTCAAAGCACTCGAGATCTTCAAGTGAAGAGACATTGGATTTGTCTTCTGGGAGTGAACATTTTGATATCCACAACACAGACAGTTCAGAGACATGTTGTGATAGTATGAGTGGTTCCTCCTCAGAGTTGAGACAGAGGACCACATCTGAAACTGGGTATGAAGCATCAATACAAGTTTGGTGCAATCAGGAAGACCTCAGAGAGACATATGTCTAA
- the nenf gene encoding neudesin, which yields MFSARIVVLYGLLSICYTNESKIKNAQRPLRLFTEEELQRYDGTEDGKPIYMAIKGVWKRLDIVYIITFSSPFCAGVSYLCGNPVVFLSFSEFYRKGAAYNALVGKDSTRAVAKMSLEPADLTHDTTGLTESQLQSLEQIFKGTYKAKYPIVGYTSRRVLNEDGSPNIDFKPEDQPNFTIKDEI from the exons ATGTTTTCTGCCCGTATTGTTGTATTATACGGCTTACTAAGTATTTGTTACACAAatgagagtaaaataaaaaacgcaCAGAGACCGTTGCGTCTGTTCACCGAGGAGGAGTTGCAAAGATACGATGGGACTGAG GACGGAAAACCAATTTACATGGCCATTAAAGGTGTATGGAAAAGGTTAGATATTGTATACATCATAACGTTCTCCAGTCCTTTTTGTGCTGGTGTTAGCTATT TATGTGGAAATCCTGTtgtgtttctttcattttcagaGTTTTACAGAAAGGGAGCAGCCTATAATGCCCTTGTGGGTAAAGACTCAACCAGAGCTGTGGCCAAAATGTCCCTTGAGCCAGCAGATCTCACACATGACACT ACGGGCCTCACTGAGAGTCAACTACAGTCTCTTGAGCAGATATTCAAAGGCACATACAAAGCAAAGTACCCCATCGTGGGATACACCAGCAGACGTGTTCTCAATGAGGACGGCAGCCCCAATATAGACTTCAAACCTGAAGACCAACCCAATTTCACCATTAAGGATGAAATTTGA